A single genomic interval of Streptomyces sp. 1222.5 harbors:
- a CDS encoding metallophosphoesterase — protein sequence MTDTDNIRPTGSEARAPRPSRLHRLMRYVPLIAPVLLWAVPCGVLLYTGQRWPLPVTSAGTALFALGLVAMPLAMVRGHGRRQRDRAAIVGDTLLGASWVLFTWSVLLGVLLRLALTVAGVGGSEDRARIVTWAVLGGSAVLLAWGYAEARRVPRVRRLDVRLPRLGAGLDGLRVVLVTDTHYGPLDRARWSERVCETVNTLEADLVCHTGDIADGTAERRRAQALPLGTVRATRARVYVTGNHEYYSEAQGWVDLMDELGWEPLRNRHLLLERGGDTLVVAGVDDVTAESSGLAGHRAHLAGALDGADPDLPVLLLAHQPKFVDRAAAEGIDLQLSGHTHGGQIWPFHHLVRLDQPALAGLSRHGTRTLLYTSRGTGFWGPPFRVFAPSEITLLVLRSPHLPTSP from the coding sequence GTGACCGACACCGACAACATCCGGCCCACCGGCAGTGAGGCGCGAGCGCCGCGGCCGAGCCGGCTGCACCGCCTGATGCGGTACGTCCCCCTGATCGCCCCCGTCCTGCTGTGGGCCGTGCCCTGCGGGGTGCTCCTGTACACCGGCCAGCGCTGGCCGCTGCCCGTCACGTCGGCCGGCACCGCCCTGTTCGCCCTCGGCCTCGTCGCCATGCCGCTCGCGATGGTGCGCGGACACGGCCGGCGCCAGCGGGACCGGGCGGCGATCGTCGGTGACACCCTGCTGGGCGCCAGTTGGGTCCTGTTCACCTGGTCCGTGCTGCTCGGCGTCCTCTTGCGGCTCGCCCTGACCGTCGCCGGCGTCGGCGGGAGCGAGGACCGTGCCCGCATCGTCACCTGGGCCGTCCTCGGCGGGAGCGCCGTACTGCTCGCCTGGGGGTACGCCGAGGCACGCCGCGTGCCGCGCGTGCGCCGACTCGACGTGCGACTCCCGCGGCTGGGAGCGGGGTTGGACGGCCTGCGCGTCGTCCTCGTCACCGACACCCACTACGGTCCGCTCGATCGCGCTCGCTGGTCGGAGCGGGTGTGCGAGACGGTGAACACGCTGGAAGCCGATCTGGTGTGCCACACGGGCGACATCGCGGACGGCACGGCCGAACGCCGCCGCGCCCAGGCCCTCCCACTCGGCACCGTGCGGGCCACCCGGGCCCGTGTGTACGTCACCGGCAACCACGAGTACTACAGCGAGGCGCAGGGCTGGGTCGACCTGATGGACGAGCTGGGCTGGGAGCCGCTGCGCAACCGCCATCTGCTGCTCGAACGCGGGGGCGACACCCTCGTGGTCGCGGGCGTGGACGACGTCACCGCCGAGTCCTCCGGCCTGGCAGGCCACCGCGCCCACCTCGCCGGTGCCCTGGACGGAGCCGACCCCGACCTGCCCGTCCTGCTCCTGGCGCACCAGCCGAAGTTCGTCGACCGGGCGGCGGCCGAGGGCATCGACCTCCAGCTCTCCGGCCACACCCACGGCGGCCAGATCTGGCCCTTCCACCACCTGGTCCGCCTCGACCAGCCCGCCCTTGCCGGCCTCAGCCGCCACGGCACCCGCACCCTCCTCTACACCAGCCGCGGCACCGGCTTCTGGGGCCCGCCGTTCCGCGTCTTCGCCCCCAGCGAGATCACCCTGCTCGTGCTCCGCTCCCCGCACCTGCCCACCTCGCCGTAG
- a CDS encoding MFS transporter: MASGTTAPPPPASLPRIVAASLIGTTIEWYDFFLYGSAAALVFNKLFFPDSDPLVGTLLSFLTYAVGFAARPLGALVFGHYGDRLGRKKLLVLSLVMMGGATFAIGLLPTHATVGSAAPVLLTTLRLIQGFALGGEWGGAVLLVSEHGDARRRGFWASWPQTGAPAGQLLATGVLSLLTALLSDEAFGTWGWRIPFLLSGVLVMVGLWIRLSVDESPVFKEALERAESRRATEPEKLPLVSVLRDHWRDVLVAMGARMAENISYYVITAFILVYATTSAGVSKQTALNAVLIGSAVHFAVIPAWGALSDRVGRRPVYLLGAAGVGLWMFPFFSLVDTGSFGYLILAVTVGLVLHGAMYAPQAAYFAEMFATRMRYSGASIGAQFASVAAGAPAPLIATALLESYGTSTPISLYVIGAVVLTLIAVGVSRETRHRDLAEVTTGRDGTADAAPAAEARKARTV; this comes from the coding sequence ATGGCATCCGGAACCACCGCTCCCCCACCCCCCGCCAGCCTCCCCCGCATCGTCGCCGCCAGCCTCATCGGCACCACCATCGAGTGGTACGACTTCTTCCTCTACGGCTCCGCGGCCGCGCTCGTGTTCAACAAGCTGTTCTTCCCTGACTCGGACCCGCTCGTCGGAACCCTGCTCTCGTTCCTGACGTACGCCGTCGGATTCGCGGCCCGCCCGCTGGGGGCGCTCGTGTTCGGCCATTACGGTGACCGGCTGGGACGCAAGAAACTCCTGGTGCTCAGCCTGGTGATGATGGGCGGAGCGACCTTCGCCATCGGCCTGCTCCCCACGCACGCGACCGTCGGGTCCGCCGCCCCCGTGCTGCTCACCACGCTGCGGCTGATCCAGGGGTTCGCGCTCGGCGGCGAGTGGGGCGGCGCAGTCCTGCTGGTGTCGGAGCACGGGGACGCCCGGCGGCGCGGCTTCTGGGCCTCCTGGCCGCAGACCGGCGCACCGGCGGGCCAGTTGCTCGCCACCGGAGTGCTGTCGCTGCTGACCGCCCTGCTCTCCGACGAAGCCTTCGGAACCTGGGGCTGGCGCATACCGTTCCTGCTCTCCGGGGTACTGGTGATGGTCGGCTTGTGGATTCGTCTCTCTGTCGATGAATCGCCGGTCTTCAAGGAGGCGTTGGAGCGCGCCGAGTCCCGGCGGGCCACCGAACCGGAGAAGCTGCCGCTCGTCTCCGTGCTCCGGGACCACTGGCGGGACGTGCTCGTGGCGATGGGCGCCCGCATGGCGGAGAACATCAGCTACTACGTCATCACGGCCTTCATCCTCGTCTACGCCACCACCTCGGCCGGCGTCTCCAAGCAGACCGCGCTCAACGCCGTCCTCATCGGCTCCGCCGTGCACTTCGCCGTCATCCCGGCCTGGGGCGCGCTGTCCGACCGGGTCGGGCGCCGGCCGGTGTACCTGCTCGGCGCGGCCGGTGTCGGCCTGTGGATGTTCCCGTTCTTCTCGCTCGTGGACACCGGTTCGTTCGGCTACCTGATCCTGGCCGTGACCGTCGGGCTGGTGCTGCACGGCGCCATGTACGCGCCCCAGGCGGCCTACTTCGCCGAGATGTTCGCCACCAGGATGCGCTACTCGGGCGCCTCCATCGGCGCCCAGTTCGCCTCCGTCGCGGCCGGTGCGCCCGCCCCTCTCATCGCCACCGCGCTGCTGGAGAGCTACGGCACCTCCACCCCGATCTCCCTGTACGTGATCGGCGCCGTGGTGCTGACCCTGATCGCGGTGGGTGTCTCGCGGGAGACGCGGCACCGGGACCTGGCGGAGGTCACGACGGGCCGGGACGGAACAGCCGACGCTGCTCCGGCCGCCGAGGCACGGAAGGCACGGACGGTCTGA
- a CDS encoding acyl-CoA dehydrogenase family protein — MADQLLFNPRTYDPAHFDPETRRLLRATVDWFEERGKRRLIEDYRSRAWLGDFLAFAAKENLFATFLTPSSTAAEAEPDKRWDTARIAALNEILGFYGLDYWYAWQVTILGLGPVWQSDNAAARARAAELLAEGEVFAFGLSEKTHGADIYSTDMLLEPDGDGGFRATGSKYYIGNGNAAGLVSVFGRRTDVEGPDGYVFFAADSRHPAYHLVKNVVDSSKFVSEFRLEDYPVAAGDVLHTGRAAFDAALNTVNVGKFNLCTASIGICEHAMYEAVTHAHNRVLYGRPVTAFPHVRRELTDAYVRLVGMKSFSDRAVDYFRSAGPDDRRYLLFNPMTKMKVTTEGEKVIDLMWDVIAAKGFEKDNYFGQAAVEIRGLPKLEGTVHVNLALILKFMRSHLLDPADYPAVPTRLDAADDDFLFRQGPARGLGSVRFHDWRPAFDAYRHLPNVVRFREQADALCEFTTTAAPDAEQSRDLDLLLAVGQLFALVVHGQLVLEQAALTGLDEDVLDELFAVLVRDFSAHAVELHGKDSATEPQQAWALASVRRPVVDEARTERVWQRVEALSGAYEMAP, encoded by the coding sequence ATGGCTGACCAGCTGCTGTTCAACCCGCGCACGTACGACCCCGCGCACTTCGACCCCGAGACGCGCCGCCTGCTGCGGGCCACCGTCGACTGGTTCGAGGAGCGCGGGAAGCGGCGGCTGATCGAGGACTACCGCAGCCGCGCCTGGCTCGGCGACTTCCTCGCCTTCGCGGCGAAGGAGAACCTCTTCGCCACCTTCCTGACGCCGTCCTCCACCGCGGCGGAGGCGGAGCCGGACAAGCGGTGGGACACCGCCCGGATCGCCGCGCTCAACGAGATCCTCGGCTTCTACGGCCTCGATTACTGGTACGCCTGGCAGGTCACCATCCTCGGCCTCGGCCCGGTCTGGCAGAGCGACAACGCCGCCGCCCGCGCCCGCGCCGCCGAACTCCTCGCCGAGGGCGAGGTGTTCGCGTTCGGACTGTCCGAGAAGACCCACGGTGCCGACATCTACTCCACCGACATGCTGCTGGAGCCCGACGGCGACGGCGGCTTCCGCGCCACCGGCTCCAAGTACTACATCGGCAACGGCAACGCCGCGGGACTCGTCTCGGTCTTCGGCCGCCGTACCGACGTCGAGGGTCCCGACGGCTACGTGTTCTTCGCCGCCGACAGCCGCCACCCGGCCTACCACCTGGTCAAGAACGTCGTCGACTCCTCGAAGTTCGTCAGCGAGTTCCGCCTGGAGGACTACCCCGTGGCGGCCGGGGACGTGCTGCACACCGGCCGCGCCGCCTTCGACGCCGCCCTCAACACCGTCAACGTCGGCAAGTTCAACCTGTGCACCGCGTCGATAGGCATCTGCGAGCACGCGATGTACGAGGCCGTCACCCACGCCCACAACCGGGTCCTGTACGGCCGTCCCGTCACCGCCTTCCCGCACGTGCGGCGCGAGTTGACCGACGCGTACGTCCGGCTCGTCGGCATGAAGTCCTTCAGCGACCGCGCCGTCGACTACTTCCGCTCCGCCGGCCCGGACGACCGCCGCTACCTGCTCTTCAACCCGATGACGAAGATGAAGGTGACCACGGAGGGCGAGAAGGTCATCGACCTGATGTGGGACGTCATCGCGGCCAAGGGCTTCGAGAAGGACAACTACTTCGGCCAGGCCGCCGTGGAGATCCGCGGTCTGCCGAAGCTGGAGGGCACGGTCCACGTCAACCTGGCGCTGATCCTGAAGTTCATGCGCAGCCACCTCCTCGACCCGGCCGACTACCCCGCCGTACCGACGCGTCTCGACGCGGCCGACGACGACTTCCTGTTCCGGCAGGGGCCGGCCCGCGGTCTCGGCTCGGTGCGCTTCCACGACTGGCGGCCCGCGTTCGACGCCTACCGGCACCTGCCCAACGTGGTCCGCTTCCGCGAACAGGCGGACGCGCTGTGCGAGTTCACGACCACGGCCGCTCCCGACGCGGAGCAGAGCCGCGACCTCGACCTGCTCCTCGCGGTCGGACAGCTCTTCGCGCTCGTCGTGCACGGGCAACTCGTCCTGGAGCAGGCCGCCCTGACCGGACTGGACGAGGACGTCCTCGACGAGCTCTTCGCCGTCCTCGTGCGGGACTTCTCCGCGCACGCCGTCGAACTGCACGGCAAGGACTCGGCGACCGAGCCGCAGCAGGCCTGGGCGCTGGCCTCGGTCCGGCGGCCGGTCGTCGACGAGGCGCGCACGGAGCGGGTCTGGCAGCGGGTCGAGGCGCTGTCCGGCGCCTACGAGATGGCCCCGTGA
- a CDS encoding LysR family transcriptional regulator, translating into MHLEFRHLRVLLTVAEAGSIRKAAARLQLSQPATSAQLKRIEQELGGPLFARGADGVQPTENGQYVLRCARDLVDGFDRLREHARSAAEADRQATAPLRAGGTAGPLVSLLVSALFELVPERRLTIDARRSVHTLVKSLSLAKCDIAVLAEFPGFPLPVGESVATRTLLREPVFVLLAEDHPLARQESVRLHELAGEDWVMPEADESGVHAYLHLTCQSAGFTPRIAHVTPDLSVAQLLVAGRHAVCGVWPTADVSARGTVQRPLVDVPFHRRLLLAWNTESVPPELADAASERLLAAYLSLVRERPRYLAWWEDGGREFALGEGG; encoded by the coding sequence ATGCACCTCGAGTTCCGGCACCTGCGTGTCCTGCTCACCGTCGCCGAGGCCGGCAGCATCCGCAAGGCCGCCGCACGGCTGCAACTGTCGCAGCCGGCCACGAGCGCCCAGCTGAAGCGGATCGAACAGGAACTGGGCGGCCCGCTCTTCGCCCGCGGCGCCGACGGGGTGCAACCCACCGAGAACGGGCAGTACGTCCTGCGCTGCGCCCGTGACCTGGTCGACGGCTTCGACCGGCTGCGCGAGCACGCGCGCTCGGCGGCGGAGGCGGACCGGCAGGCCACGGCCCCACTGAGGGCGGGCGGAACCGCCGGCCCCCTGGTCTCCCTGCTGGTCTCCGCGCTCTTCGAACTCGTCCCGGAACGACGGCTCACCATAGACGCCCGCCGGTCGGTGCACACCCTGGTGAAGTCGCTGAGCCTGGCGAAGTGCGACATCGCGGTGCTCGCCGAGTTCCCGGGCTTCCCCCTTCCGGTCGGCGAGTCGGTAGCGACCCGCACACTGCTCCGCGAGCCGGTCTTCGTGCTGCTCGCCGAGGATCATCCGCTGGCGCGTCAGGAGAGCGTCCGCCTGCATGAACTGGCCGGCGAGGACTGGGTGATGCCGGAGGCCGACGAGAGCGGGGTGCACGCGTACCTCCATCTCACCTGCCAGTCGGCGGGATTCACCCCGCGCATCGCCCATGTGACGCCGGACCTGTCCGTGGCGCAGCTCCTGGTCGCCGGCCGGCACGCGGTCTGCGGGGTGTGGCCGACCGCCGACGTCTCCGCCCGCGGCACCGTGCAGCGGCCGCTCGTGGACGTCCCGTTCCACCGGCGGCTGCTGCTGGCCTGGAACACGGAATCGGTTCCGCCGGAACTCGCCGACGCGGCGAGCGAGCGTCTGCTGGCCGCCTATCTGTCCCTGGTGCGGGAGCGGCCCCGGTATCTGGCCTGGTGGGAGGACGGGGGACGGGAGTTCGCCCTCGGCGAGGGCGGGTGA
- a CDS encoding PadR family transcriptional regulator: MALEHAILVSLLEKPGSGYELARRFGRSIGYFWTATHQQIYRVLKRMQDDGWVDVRDVAQQGRPDKKEYSVADLGRAALSSWLHDPIEPESVRHDLAVKIRGAAFDDPAALIREVERHRQAHRDQLAHYLAGEARDFPAPEPGSAAAKAPLDAERELQHVVLRGGIAYERMMIDWLDDVLATLAGFGPGR; encoded by the coding sequence ATGGCGCTCGAACACGCGATCCTGGTGTCGCTCCTGGAGAAGCCGGGATCCGGCTATGAGCTCGCGCGGCGGTTCGGCCGGTCCATCGGCTACTTCTGGACCGCGACCCACCAGCAGATCTACCGCGTGCTCAAGCGCATGCAGGACGACGGCTGGGTCGACGTCCGGGACGTCGCGCAGCAGGGCCGGCCGGACAAGAAGGAGTACTCCGTCGCCGATCTCGGCCGGGCCGCGCTGTCCTCCTGGCTGCACGATCCGATCGAGCCGGAGAGCGTCCGCCACGACCTGGCCGTGAAGATCCGGGGCGCCGCCTTCGACGACCCGGCCGCCCTGATCCGCGAGGTGGAGCGGCACCGGCAGGCGCACCGGGACCAACTGGCGCACTACCTCGCCGGTGAGGCGCGCGACTTCCCGGCGCCGGAGCCGGGCTCCGCCGCCGCGAAGGCGCCGCTCGACGCGGAACGCGAGCTCCAGCACGTCGTGCTGCGCGGCGGCATCGCCTACGAACGCATGATGATCGACTGGCTGGACGACGTGCTCGCCACGCTGGCCGGGTTCGGGCCCGGCCGCTGA
- a CDS encoding alpha/beta fold hydrolase, with amino-acid sequence MTELSIATGTGVFDAVAVGPPEGRPVLLLHGFPQTGLVWRRQLEALAARGHRAVAPDQRGYSPGARPERPEDYRMDLLVDDVTAIADALGWASFDLVGHDWGGAVAWWTAHAHPGRVRTLTVVSTPHPGALATALRTDEDQRERSRYMIDWRETPATEERMLAHAARVLRGLYAGKVPPEHAETYLRRLSRPGALTAALNWYRAGRQGAAIGAVEVPTLYVWSTGDIAFGPAAARETERWVEGPYRFETLRDVSHWVPEEAPEALSRLLLDHLRAHDAH; translated from the coding sequence GTGACCGAGCTGAGCATCGCCACCGGCACGGGCGTCTTCGACGCGGTCGCGGTGGGTCCGCCCGAGGGGCGCCCGGTGCTGCTGCTGCACGGCTTCCCGCAGACCGGGCTGGTGTGGCGGCGGCAGCTCGAGGCACTGGCCGCGCGGGGGCACCGGGCCGTGGCACCCGACCAGCGCGGGTACTCCCCCGGCGCCCGCCCGGAGCGGCCCGAGGACTACCGCATGGACCTCCTCGTCGACGACGTCACCGCGATCGCCGACGCGCTCGGCTGGGCGTCGTTCGACCTGGTCGGCCACGACTGGGGAGGCGCGGTGGCCTGGTGGACCGCGCACGCACACCCCGGCCGCGTCCGCACCCTGACGGTCGTCTCCACCCCGCATCCCGGCGCTCTGGCCACCGCCCTGCGCACCGACGAGGACCAGCGCGAACGCTCCCGGTACATGATCGACTGGCGCGAGACGCCCGCGACCGAGGAGCGCATGCTCGCCCATGCCGCCCGGGTGCTGCGCGGCCTCTACGCCGGGAAGGTCCCGCCCGAGCACGCCGAGACCTACCTGCGCCGGCTGTCCCGGCCGGGTGCGCTCACCGCGGCGCTGAACTGGTACCGGGCCGGCCGCCAGGGCGCCGCGATCGGCGCCGTCGAGGTGCCCACCCTGTACGTCTGGAGCACCGGGGACATCGCCTTCGGCCCGGCGGCGGCCCGGGAGACCGAGCGGTGGGTCGAGGGGCCGTACCGGTTCGAAACCCTACGGGACGTCAGCCACTGGGTCCCCGAGGAGGCACCCGAGGCGCTGAGCCGCCTGCTGCTCGACCACCTGCGCGCCCACGACGCGCACTGA
- a CDS encoding M4 family metallopeptidase: protein MSRPLLALSAMVAAGVITTGATAIPAHSQTDTARHAGSLHDTAISRAKANVTRHAGTFGFGAGQKLQAKDVVIDADGTQHVRFARTYHDLPVVGGDFVVHQKADGSLKGSTRAKAHGIALGSLTPAVGAKGTAAGALKRAHGSVRNAKSTPQLIVWAADGHPRLAWRTTVQGVGDKGQPHGEVFVTDASTGAAIEHYDAEREATGTGHSEYTGDIGIDTTQQADGTFALIDPVRGHITKDAHNLSSSSVKSSSGTLFTDADNTWGDGRKFSTDRATAAVDAHANTAKTFDYYKTTFGRNGIKNDGRGATVFVHVGTNWDNAQWSDTCFCMLTGDGDGTTDPEQVDLDTMGHEMTHGVTSATANLRYSGESGGLNEATSDILGTMVEWYAANPVDTPDYLFSDQSTPPWLRRFDKPSLDGRSADCWSKSVGRLDVHYSSGVGNHWFYLASEGSGAKTVNGVSYNSPTCNGSTVTGIGNKKASAIWYRALTVYMTSTTDYKGARTATLNAAKDLYGATSPEYATVAAAWSAVNVS from the coding sequence ATGTCCCGTCCTCTTCTCGCCCTTTCCGCGATGGTCGCAGCCGGTGTCATCACCACGGGTGCGACGGCGATACCCGCGCACTCGCAGACGGACACGGCGCGGCACGCCGGCTCCCTCCACGACACGGCGATATCCAGAGCCAAGGCCAACGTGACCCGGCACGCAGGCACCTTCGGGTTCGGCGCGGGCCAGAAGCTCCAGGCGAAGGACGTCGTCATCGACGCCGACGGCACCCAGCACGTGCGCTTCGCGCGGACCTACCACGACCTCCCCGTCGTCGGCGGCGACTTCGTCGTCCACCAGAAGGCCGACGGCTCGCTCAAGGGATCGACCCGCGCCAAGGCCCACGGGATCGCACTCGGATCCCTTACCCCCGCCGTCGGCGCCAAGGGGACCGCGGCCGGCGCCCTGAAGCGCGCGCACGGGTCGGTGCGCAACGCCAAGTCCACCCCGCAGCTGATCGTGTGGGCCGCCGACGGCCACCCCCGCCTGGCCTGGCGCACCACCGTGCAGGGAGTGGGCGACAAGGGCCAGCCGCACGGCGAGGTCTTCGTCACCGACGCCTCCACCGGCGCCGCGATCGAGCACTACGACGCCGAGCGAGAGGCGACCGGCACCGGCCACTCCGAGTACACCGGTGACATCGGCATCGACACCACCCAGCAGGCCGACGGTACGTTCGCGCTGATCGACCCGGTGCGCGGCCACATCACCAAGGACGCCCACAACCTCTCGTCCTCCTCCGTGAAGAGCTCCTCCGGCACTCTGTTCACCGACGCCGACAACACCTGGGGCGACGGCCGGAAGTTTTCCACCGACCGCGCCACCGCCGCCGTCGACGCGCACGCCAACACCGCGAAGACCTTCGACTACTACAAGACCACCTTCGGCCGCAACGGCATCAAGAACGACGGCCGCGGCGCCACCGTCTTCGTCCACGTCGGCACCAACTGGGACAACGCCCAGTGGTCGGACACCTGCTTCTGCATGCTGACCGGCGACGGCGACGGCACCACCGACCCCGAGCAGGTCGACCTCGACACCATGGGCCACGAGATGACCCACGGCGTCACCTCCGCCACCGCCAACCTGCGCTACAGCGGCGAGTCCGGCGGCCTGAACGAGGCGACCAGCGACATCCTCGGCACCATGGTCGAGTGGTACGCGGCCAACCCGGTCGACACCCCCGACTACCTCTTCAGCGACCAGTCCACCCCGCCGTGGCTGCGCCGCTTCGACAAGCCGTCCCTGGACGGCCGTTCCGCCGACTGCTGGTCGAAGTCGGTCGGCCGGCTCGACGTGCACTACTCCTCGGGCGTCGGCAACCACTGGTTCTACCTGGCGAGCGAGGGCAGCGGCGCCAAGACCGTCAACGGCGTCTCGTACAACAGCCCCACCTGCAACGGCTCCACCGTCACCGGCATCGGCAACAAGAAGGCCTCCGCCATCTGGTACCGGGCACTGACCGTCTACATGACCTCCACCACGGACTACAAGGGCGCCCGCACGGCCACGCTGAACGCGGCCAAGGACCTCTACGGCGCCACCAGCCCCGAGTACGCCACCGTGGCCGCGGCATGGAGCGCGGTCAACGTCTCCTGA
- a CDS encoding SpoIIE family protein phosphatase produces the protein MDRFPHAANVDFRSPLDLSKAATAVLDAEGRVSGWGSSAQRLLGHAAEDVLGRPAARLLAAAPTPRLSTLCKAPSTRSAVLDLRCVDGGTLRAAVTFCPLSHRGEAATVVVAAGLETLRGWEVQLAMLQGLATESPVGLTIFDNDMRVVWGNVSTDLELAGIAQYIGRPAADLFPEGEFISRHHPPDEDQIMEHVMTTGEPIMGMHYRGRAPADPVREHVWSCSYHRLVDARGEPLGLFEESLDITDRYRAQERLSLLVRAGKRIGASLDVRRTAAELADVAVPQLADEVLVDLPPAVIEGRQPPTGSAPGHSLLRMHGRTPEEFRTSPVSYPPSSLQATSLATSRPVVDVGPPGSLGGPESDGSYSCLFVPLITRDAVLGLATFRRSSNPDPFGAEEQALAVELAERAAVGIDNARRYTSQHAAALVLQRSLLPQRLPEQSAVDVAYRYLPADSRVGVGGDWFDVIPLSGARVGLTVGDVVGHGVHAAAAMGRLRATVRTLALLDLDPAELLTRLDDLVAQDSESGADDGMSAEALGVTCLYAIYDPVSGRCVWASAGHPPPIVADANGAVALSALAPGPPLGLGGLPYENVELSLSGGSVVALFTDGVVEDRRTDIDSGIDHLAQILAWQRCPVEELCDRALAALPPGPQADDATLLLVRTRRLGPDRVTDLELPPDPAMVARARTLAGRQLADWGLSELSFTAELVVSELVTNGIRYATGPVMLRLIRDRCLLCEVSDNAHTAPHLRRARRDDEGGRGLFLVAQMSQRWGTRYTSSGKTIWAELAVP, from the coding sequence ATGGATCGTTTTCCGCATGCGGCCAACGTGGATTTCCGCAGTCCGCTGGACCTCTCCAAGGCCGCCACGGCGGTACTGGACGCCGAAGGCCGCGTTTCCGGATGGGGCTCCTCGGCCCAGCGCCTCCTGGGACACGCGGCCGAGGACGTGCTCGGCCGGCCCGCCGCCCGGCTGCTGGCGGCGGCCCCCACGCCTCGGCTGTCCACCCTCTGCAAGGCGCCCAGTACCCGCAGCGCGGTCCTGGACCTCCGCTGCGTCGACGGGGGCACCCTGCGCGCGGCCGTGACCTTCTGCCCGCTCTCGCACCGGGGCGAGGCCGCGACCGTCGTCGTCGCGGCCGGCCTGGAGACGCTGCGCGGCTGGGAGGTGCAGCTGGCCATGCTGCAGGGACTGGCGACCGAGTCCCCCGTGGGCCTGACGATCTTCGACAACGACATGCGCGTCGTCTGGGGGAACGTCTCCACCGATCTGGAACTCGCGGGGATCGCCCAGTACATCGGCCGGCCGGCGGCGGATCTCTTCCCCGAGGGCGAGTTCATCTCCCGCCACCACCCTCCGGACGAGGACCAGATCATGGAGCACGTGATGACGACGGGGGAGCCGATCATGGGCATGCACTATCGCGGCCGCGCCCCCGCCGACCCGGTGCGTGAGCACGTGTGGTCCTGCTCCTACCACCGGCTGGTGGACGCCCGGGGCGAACCGCTGGGTCTGTTCGAGGAGTCCCTGGACATCACCGACCGCTACCGCGCCCAGGAGCGCCTGTCCCTGCTCGTGCGGGCCGGAAAACGCATCGGGGCCTCGCTGGACGTCCGGCGCACCGCCGCGGAACTCGCCGACGTGGCCGTGCCGCAGCTGGCCGACGAGGTGCTGGTGGACCTGCCGCCGGCGGTCATCGAGGGACGGCAGCCGCCCACCGGCTCGGCCCCGGGGCACAGTCTGCTCCGGATGCACGGCCGGACCCCGGAGGAGTTCCGGACCAGTCCCGTCTCCTATCCCCCGTCGTCCCTGCAGGCCACGAGTCTGGCCACCAGCCGTCCCGTCGTCGACGTCGGCCCGCCCGGCTCGCTGGGCGGTCCGGAATCGGACGGCTCGTACTCCTGCCTCTTCGTCCCGCTGATCACCCGCGACGCGGTCCTGGGTCTCGCCACCTTCCGGCGCAGCAGCAATCCCGACCCCTTCGGCGCCGAGGAGCAGGCGCTGGCCGTGGAACTGGCCGAGCGGGCCGCCGTCGGCATCGACAACGCCCGCCGCTACACCAGCCAGCACGCCGCGGCCCTGGTACTGCAGCGCAGCCTGCTGCCGCAGCGCCTGCCCGAGCAGAGCGCGGTCGACGTGGCGTACCGCTATCTGCCGGCGGACAGCCGTGTGGGCGTGGGCGGCGACTGGTTCGACGTGATCCCGCTGTCCGGTGCCCGCGTGGGTCTGACCGTCGGCGACGTGGTGGGCCACGGCGTACACGCGGCCGCGGCCATGGGCCGGTTGCGGGCCACCGTACGGACGCTGGCCCTGCTGGACCTGGATCCGGCCGAGCTGCTGACCCGGCTGGACGACCTGGTCGCGCAGGACTCGGAGTCCGGCGCGGACGACGGGATGAGCGCCGAGGCACTCGGGGTGACCTGTCTCTACGCGATCTACGACCCGGTCAGCGGCCGGTGCGTCTGGGCGAGCGCGGGCCACCCGCCGCCGATCGTGGCCGACGCGAACGGAGCGGTGGCCCTGTCCGCGCTGGCGCCCGGACCGCCCCTGGGGCTGGGCGGGCTGCCGTACGAGAACGTCGAGCTGAGCCTGTCCGGCGGCAGCGTGGTGGCGTTGTTCACGGACGGTGTCGTGGAGGACCGGCGCACCGACATCGACAGCGGCATCGACCACCTGGCGCAGATCCTCGCCTGGCAGCGCTGCCCGGTGGAGGAGCTGTGCGACCGGGCGCTGGCGGCGCTGCCCCCCGGACCGCAGGCGGACGACGCCACCCTGTTGCTGGTCCGTACCCGGCGGCTCGGCCCCGACCGGGTGACGGACCTGGAGCTGCCCCCCGACCCGGCGATGGTGGCGCGCGCCCGCACGCTCGCCGGGCGCCAGCTGGCGGACTGGGGCCTGTCCGAACTGTCGTTCACCGCCGAACTCGTGGTGAGCGAGCTGGTCACCAACGGCATCCGGTACGCCACCGGGCCCGTGATGCTGCGGCTGATCAGGGACCGCTGTCTGCTGTGCGAGGTGTCCGACAACGCGCACACGGCCCCCCATCTGCGGCGCGCGCGCCGGGACGACGAGGGAGGCCGCGGCCTGTTCCTCGTCGCCCAGATGTCGCAGCGCTGGGGCACGCGGTACACCTCGTCCGGGAAGACGATCTGGGCCGAACTGGCCGTTCCCTGA